In Ignavibacteriota bacterium, the following are encoded in one genomic region:
- a CDS encoding iron-containing alcohol dehydrogenase — protein sequence MTVALRKFVAPEFIFGNGALELAGQYASNLHIRKALVATDPGVTAAGWLSKVTASLAAHGIPYAVFDQISPNPRVEEVMNGAEVFLTEGCDVIVAVGGGSVIDCAKALGIVSTNRQAVRTFEGVDNVAEPGPPLIAIPTTAGTSADVSQFAIIADMQERLKFAIISKTVVPDVALVDPATTVTMDPYLTACTGMDALVHAIEAYVSEAHSPLYDLHALEAIRLITRHLQTAIEQPGDLEARAGMMLGSLEAGLAFSNASLGAVHAMAHSLGGYLDLPHGECNALLLEHVVAYNFDASPERYTAIATALGIPPGLTESSSIRTAIRTRINMMRTTARIGGSLADRGLKSGDIPVLAEKAVRDPCLVTNPRRAAKRDLEVIYADAR from the coding sequence ATGACTGTTGCGCTACGGAAATTCGTAGCACCCGAATTCATCTTTGGCAACGGAGCGCTCGAACTGGCGGGACAATACGCCAGCAATCTTCATATCCGCAAAGCCCTCGTCGCTACCGATCCCGGCGTGACCGCCGCCGGATGGCTCAGCAAGGTCACCGCAAGCCTCGCCGCACACGGTATCCCCTACGCGGTCTTCGATCAGATCTCACCCAACCCCCGCGTGGAAGAGGTCATGAACGGGGCAGAGGTATTCCTCACGGAAGGGTGCGACGTCATCGTGGCCGTTGGCGGGGGCAGCGTCATCGACTGCGCCAAGGCACTGGGGATCGTCAGCACGAATCGCCAGGCGGTCCGCACGTTCGAAGGGGTTGACAATGTTGCGGAGCCAGGACCACCGCTCATCGCCATCCCCACCACCGCAGGAACTTCCGCAGATGTCTCGCAGTTCGCGATCATTGCGGATATGCAGGAGCGCCTGAAGTTCGCCATCATCAGCAAGACGGTCGTCCCGGACGTTGCTCTGGTGGATCCTGCAACGACCGTCACCATGGATCCCTATCTGACGGCGTGCACCGGCATGGACGCCCTCGTCCATGCGATCGAAGCATATGTCTCCGAGGCACATTCGCCCCTGTACGACCTCCACGCCCTCGAGGCCATCCGCCTGATCACCCGACACCTTCAGACCGCAATAGAACAACCGGGCGATCTCGAAGCCCGTGCCGGAATGATGCTCGGCAGTCTCGAAGCAGGCCTCGCGTTCTCCAATGCCAGCCTTGGTGCAGTCCACGCTATGGCCCACAGCCTGGGCGGCTATCTCGACCTGCCCCATGGCGAGTGCAATGCCCTCCTGCTCGAACATGTCGTCGCGTACAATTTCGATGCCTCGCCTGAACGGTATACCGCGATCGCCACGGCGCTCGGGATCCCGCCCGGCCTCACGGAATCATCGTCGATACGGACGGCGATCCGGACACGCATCAACATGATGCGGACAACGGCACGGATCGGGGGTTCACTCGCCGACCGTGGACTGAAGAGCGGCGACATCCCGGTGCTCGCAGAGAAAGCGGTGCGGGATCCCTGCCTCGTGACCAATCCGCGGCGGGCCGCGAAACGTGATCTGGAGGTCATCTATGCAGACGCCCGATGA
- a CDS encoding NAD(P)-dependent oxidoreductase yields MTLAQITSNAQLREFMTTPTPGVIDCVRNIPGDLLILGGSGKMGPELTEMIVRADAIAGTSRKITVASTFSNPRERTAELFAELGVTVMKGELTDPAFLGTLPVMPNVIYMPGFKFGSSDNWEKAVHVNCILPYLVGERYPASRIVVFSSANPYAFTTFASGGSREGDPLDPKGIYGWSIVARENAFAITARRHPEQRACYYRLAYAQHLAYGVVVDLVRSILEGKEISLSIPYVNLLSQRDANDRAIRALEICENPPSMLNVSGRPYAVREIASRLGAMLGKEPILVGDEPEYSQVINDDFCVRRFGPYIDAVDDIMTAAVTWVKNEGTYWGKPTKFGEVKRQY; encoded by the coding sequence GTGACCCTTGCGCAGATCACCTCCAACGCGCAGTTGCGCGAGTTCATGACCACGCCGACGCCCGGCGTCATCGATTGTGTCAGGAACATTCCGGGCGACCTCCTCATCCTGGGAGGGAGCGGCAAGATGGGGCCGGAGCTGACGGAGATGATCGTCCGTGCTGATGCGATCGCCGGCACTTCACGGAAGATCACGGTCGCTTCCACGTTCAGCAATCCCCGCGAACGGACCGCCGAACTCTTCGCGGAACTCGGCGTGACGGTGATGAAGGGCGAGCTCACGGACCCGGCATTCCTCGGCACGCTCCCCGTGATGCCGAATGTGATCTATATGCCCGGATTCAAGTTCGGCTCGTCCGACAATTGGGAGAAAGCGGTGCATGTGAACTGCATTCTCCCGTACCTGGTTGGCGAGCGGTATCCTGCATCGCGGATCGTCGTCTTTTCCTCCGCGAATCCCTATGCATTCACAACGTTCGCTTCGGGAGGTTCCCGTGAGGGGGATCCGCTCGATCCGAAGGGTATCTATGGGTGGAGCATTGTTGCGCGGGAGAATGCCTTCGCGATCACCGCGCGGCGCCACCCGGAACAACGCGCATGTTACTACCGGCTTGCGTACGCACAGCACCTGGCCTATGGCGTGGTGGTGGATCTGGTGCGGTCCATCCTTGAAGGGAAAGAGATCTCGCTCTCGATCCCGTATGTGAACCTGCTGTCGCAGCGCGATGCCAACGACCGCGCCATCCGCGCGCTGGAGATCTGCGAGAACCCTCCGTCGATGCTGAATGTCTCCGGGCGCCCCTATGCGGTGCGCGAGATCGCATCCCGCCTTGGCGCAATGCTCGGAAAAGAACCCATCCTGGTCGGCGATGAGCCGGAATATTCCCAGGTGATCAACGATGACTTCTGCGTGCGCCGGTTCGGGCCGTACATCGACGCGGTGGACGATATCATGACCGCGGCGGTCACGTGGGTGAAGAACGAAGGGACGTACTGGGGGAAGCCGACGAAGTTCGGTGAGGTCAAGCGGCAGTACTGA
- a CDS encoding T9SS type A sorting domain-containing protein — protein MRLRTVTLFVIALVTLNHTASAQLFWNRSAHFAGTESSYLAIPPDPTLNLTGSYTIEFWIRPERARGGNAETLVERRNGSAAEGYTIYLDSDGTIALRNNNLTYLVSTRPLTNGVWTHIAARYDSVLHVATIYFNGAFDTSSAATVPDPNPSADSVIVGTGFNGPFQGDLDNVRIWRGPQTSTEIRHYRFSSLGTSSGVYADLVLSLTFEDDDSAGDPFSVFDWSGRGNTPMNRGVTAVDMGAGPSVTQSYNEAVRFDGTNDYIAGPHASAVQPTTALTLEAWVHPLVTGTQTILAKGPGITPNFSFLLSGSNNTLRTTINGTFVSASKNIEVGRWTHVAFTYNAADSVYIFYVDGEPVRTGSWPVGAIPANTDSLTIGGGFALAGFNGYIDEVRIAKYVKTAGEIREFLYQSIENGNEPNSGSTNVAYNLDGLLTDNCADGGPQLAFRGDARFTHGGGEFDMPVSPLLRSTGVAFPAAFTIKSSNRLIPASGMFGDMVPDTLMIGENVTIRDVNLFLALDHMGEPDLDMALEGPDGTMHMFYQDWLLEDNADGVTTIFDESADSSMAIGIHATFAPRIRPDGAFAKTFGGRSSQGRWILHITDDQDFNTGRLTAWGLQFNNATATGVADAEPSVPGEFALEQNYPNPFNPSTQITFHVPSAARVRLTVFDLLGREVAVLLDEDRPAGIHRATWNAAGMASGVYFYRLDARSANGGFTDVKRMLLLR, from the coding sequence ATGCGCCTTCGTACGGTTACGCTGTTCGTGATCGCCCTTGTGACACTCAACCATACTGCATCGGCCCAGTTGTTCTGGAACAGGTCGGCGCACTTCGCAGGGACTGAATCCAGCTATCTTGCCATTCCGCCCGACCCCACCCTGAATCTGACCGGCAGTTACACGATCGAGTTCTGGATACGTCCCGAGCGTGCCAGGGGTGGTAATGCCGAAACACTTGTCGAGCGCAGGAACGGCTCGGCAGCGGAAGGATACACGATCTATCTCGACTCCGATGGCACGATCGCACTCCGCAATAACAACCTCACCTACCTCGTAAGCACGCGTCCATTGACCAATGGTGTCTGGACGCACATCGCGGCGCGGTACGACTCCGTCTTGCATGTCGCGACCATCTATTTCAATGGAGCATTCGATACGTCCTCCGCAGCAACGGTTCCCGATCCGAATCCGAGCGCCGATTCCGTGATCGTCGGTACGGGGTTCAACGGCCCGTTCCAGGGCGACCTGGATAACGTCAGGATCTGGCGGGGGCCACAGACCTCCACGGAGATCCGCCACTACCGCTTCAGTTCGCTCGGCACCTCGTCGGGGGTGTATGCCGATCTCGTGCTCTCTCTGACATTCGAGGATGACGATTCCGCCGGAGATCCGTTCTCGGTCTTCGATTGGTCCGGGCGCGGCAACACCCCGATGAATCGTGGCGTGACCGCCGTCGATATGGGCGCCGGGCCCTCCGTGACGCAATCCTACAATGAAGCGGTGCGGTTCGATGGTACGAACGACTACATCGCCGGTCCTCATGCCTCTGCCGTGCAACCCACCACGGCTCTTACCCTGGAAGCCTGGGTGCACCCGCTCGTTACCGGGACACAGACGATCCTGGCGAAAGGGCCGGGGATCACGCCCAACTTCAGCTTCCTGTTGAGCGGCTCGAACAACACCCTCCGCACCACGATCAATGGCACCTTCGTCTCGGCGTCGAAGAATATCGAAGTGGGCCGGTGGACACATGTCGCCTTCACCTACAACGCTGCGGACAGCGTCTACATATTCTACGTCGACGGGGAACCGGTCAGGACGGGTTCGTGGCCTGTCGGTGCGATCCCCGCGAACACTGACTCCCTGACGATAGGCGGTGGATTCGCCCTTGCCGGGTTCAACGGCTATATCGATGAGGTGCGCATCGCGAAGTACGTGAAGACCGCCGGGGAGATCCGCGAATTCCTCTATCAGTCGATCGAGAATGGGAATGAGCCGAATTCCGGAAGCACCAATGTGGCATACAATCTCGATGGGTTGCTGACGGACAACTGTGCCGACGGTGGTCCCCAGCTGGCGTTCAGAGGTGACGCCCGGTTCACGCACGGAGGGGGCGAATTCGATATGCCGGTGTCACCTCTGCTGCGATCGACCGGGGTGGCCTTCCCCGCGGCATTCACGATCAAATCCTCCAACAGGCTGATCCCCGCATCGGGCATGTTCGGCGATATGGTCCCGGATACCCTCATGATCGGCGAGAATGTGACCATCCGTGACGTGAATCTCTTTCTGGCCCTTGATCATATGGGCGAACCTGATCTGGATATGGCGCTGGAAGGGCCGGATGGCACGATGCACATGTTCTATCAGGACTGGCTCCTTGAGGATAATGCGGACGGCGTAACCACCATTTTCGATGAGAGTGCCGATTCATCGATGGCGATCGGCATACACGCGACATTCGCTCCGCGCATCAGACCGGATGGGGCGTTCGCGAAGACCTTCGGAGGCAGGAGTTCGCAGGGCCGGTGGATCCTGCACATCACGGATGACCAGGATTTCAATACCGGGAGGCTGACCGCATGGGGCCTGCAATTCAACAACGCGACGGCGACAGGCGTGGCGGATGCGGAACCATCGGTCCCCGGCGAGTTCGCGCTCGAACAGAACTATCCGAATCCGTTCAATCCATCGACGCAGATCACCTTCCATGTACCATCGGCTGCGAGGGTACGGCTCACCGTATTCGACCTGCTCGGGCGGGAAGTTGCTGTGCTGCTGGATGAGGACCGCCCTGCGGGCATACACCGTGCGACATGGAATGCGGCCGGTATGGCGTCGGGGGTGTATTTCTACCGTCTGGATGCGCGCTCGGCGAACGGCGGTTTTACGGATGTGAAACGGATGCTCCTCCTGCGTTGA